CCGCATTCTGACGCCCGAGCACCTATGCGCTGAGCTCGGCGAGGGATGGGTGGCGGAGGAAGCGCTCGCCATCGCGCTGTACGCCGTGCTGGCCACCCATCCCACGGGTGATGCTTCCGGCACGACGACGCCGGGCGCCGGCGCCGCGGACGCTCAGCCGACGGCCGGGCAGTCCGCCGTGGCGCAGGCCCAGCGGCACTTCCGCGCCGCCGTCGCACTGGCGGTGAATCATGACGGTGACTCCGATTCCACGGCGTCCCTGGCCGGCAACATCCTCGGCGTGCTGTACGGCGAAGAGGCGCTTCCGGAGGCCTGGCTGAGTGGCGTCACGGGTCTGGACGTGGTCGGGCACATCGCGGACGAACTCGCCCGGCTCGTCGCGGAGTAGGGCGCAGGGGAGCTCGCAGAGCAACCCGCACTGCGGCCCACACCTCTCAGCGGGCCCTGCACTCAGCGGCCCACACCTCTCAGCGCGTCGGCACACCCGAGGTCTGCGGCAATGCCATGCCGAGACCCTGGTACAGCTCCTCGACCGAGCCGGCGCCCTGCCGGGTGGCGATGTCCACCAGGATCCCCGCGCAGGCCCGGGCGTCCTCCGCCGGGTCGTGATGGTTGACCAGGGGCACGCCCGCCTGGTGCGCCGCGAACGGCAACGAGTTGGACGGCAGGCTGTAGCACCGGCGCGAGAGCACCACGGTGCAGGCGTAGCGGTACCGCGGCGCACGCTCCCCCGAAACCCTGAGCGCGGCGTCGATGACGCCCAGGTCGAAGGCGGCGTTGTGAGCCACCACCACGTCATCCCCGATGAACTCCTGAATGCGCGGGAACAGCTCCAGGAAGCGGGGTTCCCCGGCCACTTCATGCGGGTGGATGCCGTGGATCGCTATATTGCGGGGGTCGAAATGGTCGTGCCCCGCGGGCGGCCGGATCAGGAAGCAGTCCTCTTCCACCACGAGGCCGTCACGGACCCGGGTCATCCCCAGGGCACAAGGAGAGCCCCAGAATCCGTTCGCGGTCTCGAAGTCGATCGCGGTGAAATTCAGGGGCACTCCTCAAGCCTACGCCTTCGCGCCGATCCTCCGGGTCAGGCCATCCGGCGAGCTCACGCCGTCCGACCGTTCCCACCCAGGCGGCCCGTCAGGGCACCGCCCGGCGGATGGTGAGGAACGCACCCAGTCCCATCGCCGCCGCCAGCAGCGCGAGGATCCCTGAGAGGCCCAGGATGGAGATCTGGACGAGGAAGTCGCCCACAGCACCCCAGAGACCGCCGAGCGTGATGACGAAGATCGCGGCCACCACCAGGAGAGCCAGTCCGATGCTCACCACGAGGACTCCCGTGACACCCCAGCGCTTGTAGAGCGTGGCGCCCCAGAAACCGAGCGTGAAGAAGAACAGTGTGATCACGAAGGACACGATCATGCTCTGCCACCACGGCCCGTCGAAGAGGAACGGGACGCGGAAGAAGTACCCGTCCATCCCCCAGCCGTGCGTCGCGAGCTCCACCTGGGTGCCGATGCCGTAGATCACGGCCATGCCGAGTGCCACGGCGGTGAACGTCACATAGGTGCCGAGAAAGAAGGCCCGGCGGGTGACGCTCATGCCGAGCGAGAAGGGGAACGTCAGTGTCAGGCTCTGGATCCCGAGGGCGAAGAAGTACCAGAGCGGTGCGAAGGGCGCGCCTCCGCTGAACTTCGGGCCGGCGGGGATGATGGCGAAGAGCGCCAGGCAGAGCGCGAAGGCTCCGCCGAGGATGACGGACGGGATCCCCAGGAACGTCCACTTGTTGATGAGCTGCATGCGGCTGACCGCCAGGACCCTGTTCATCGGGCCGCCTCCTTGCTGTCCGTGCCGCGGCCGGAGCCGGCGGCGTCGTTCAATGAGCTCTCCGCGCCCTGAGCGGACAGGGAGGCGTGGACCACCAGTTGCTGGAGCGAGACCTGTCCGAGCGTGAGTCCCAGTTCGGCCGCCTCGCGGCGCTGCATCGGGCTGAGCCGTCCGGCGATCGAAACCGACACCGTGTTGAGCAGACGCTCTTCGAACAGGACCGGGTATCCCTCGACGAATGCGGCGACCACGTCGGCCGGACCCGCCACGCTGACGGCCGAACCCCGGATCTCCTCCGCCTCGTCGTCCATGATGATCCGGCCCCGGTCGATGACCACGATGTGCTCCAGGAGATTGGCCACCTCATCGATCAGGTGGGAAGAGAGCACCACGGTGCGGGGATGCTCGGCGAAGTCCTTGACCAGGTGGTCGTAGAACAGGTGGCGGGCCACCGCGTCCAGACCCAGGTACGGCTCGTCGAAGAACGTCAGCTCCGCCCTGCTCGCCAGGCCGATCACGATCCCGACGGCGGAGAGCTGGCCCCGCGAAAGCTTCTTGATCCGCCGCTTGAGAGGCAGCTGGAAATCCTCGGCGAGGCGTTCGGCGAAGGTCTGGTCCCAGTCCGCGAAGAACAGGGCGGCGGCCTGGAACGCCTGCGCGGGGGTGAAGTCGTCCGGGTACTTCTGAGACTCGCGGATGAAGCAGATCCTGCGCAGGACCCGCTCGTTCTCGTACGGATCCTCGCCGAACACACGGACCGTGCCGCCACTCGGGAAACCCTGTGCGGTCAGGATGGACATCAGGGTGGTCTTGCCCGCCCCGTTACGCCCGAGCAGGCCGTAGATCCTGTTCTCCCGGAACTCCAGATCCACCTCCTCCAGGGCGGTGACGTCCTTGTACCTCCGGCCGAGGCCGCGCACCTGGACCACTGTCTGTTCGTTCATGGCTATGCCTTCCCCTGCGTGCTCGTGTCGTGGCCTTCGGCCTTCTCGTCGTCCAGCGCCGCGGTCAGCATCGCCAGGAGCTCGGCGCGGGCGATGCCCAGCTTGCCGGCCTCGAGGCAGAGCGGCTCCACGAACTGCGACTTGAAATGCTCCCGGCGACGGCCGAGCAGCTTGTCCCGCGCTCCTGCGGCGACGAACATGCCGATGCCGCGGCGCTTGTACAGGATTCCTTCTTCCACCAAGGTGTTCACTCCTTTGGCGGCCGTGGCCGGATTGATGCGGTAGTACTGGGCGAACTCATTGGTCGAGGGCACCTGAGATTCCTCCGGCAGCGCGCCCGAGACGATGTCGTTCTCGATGAGCGCCGCGATCTGGAGAAAGATCGGGCCGGAGTCGTCGATCACGGCGCGCCTCCCAACCACATTGGTTCATTACTCATGTAACTAACCATAGAACCACTGAACCCGTCACGCAAGCCCGTGGAGGGAACGTCCAGCGAAACCCCAGTGGGGACCCGTAGGCTGGGACGGTGATTGATGCCTCTTTTGCCGCCGATACCCTGCACGCCATGGCGCGTGTACCCGTACCGACCGCTTCCTTCCTGCCGGACTGGCTGAACCCGCAGATCTTCCTGGCCGACCCGGCGCTGGCGCCGTGGGTGGTCCTGCTGGTCTGCGGCATCGTCTTCGCGGAGACCGGTCTGCTGGTGGGGTTCTTCCTGCCGGGTGATTCCCTGCTCTTCACGGCCGGCCTGCTCGTGGCCACCGGAACCATCAAGTTCAACATCGTCGCCCTGATCACCCTCGTGGTCATTTCGGCCATCATCGGCAACCAGTGCGGCTACCTGATCGGCCGCAAGGCCGGCCCCGCGCTCTTCAACCGTCCCGAATCCCGGCTGTTCAAGCACGAGAATGTCGAGAAGGCCCATGTCTTCTTCGAAAAGCACGGCGGCAAGGCCCTGATCCTGGCCCGCTTCGTGCCCATCATCCGCACCTTCGTCCCGGTCATCGTGGGCGTCGCGGAGTACGACCGGAAGAAGTTCTTCCTCTTCAACGTGATCGGCGGAGTCCTCTGGGGCGGCGGCGTCACCCTGCTCGGCTACATCCTCGGCGACCGTGTGCCGTGGGTCTCCAAGAACCTGGACCTGATCTTCATCGTGATCGTGCTCGTCTCGGTCCTGCCGATCCTCATCGAAGGCATCAAGGGCTACCTCGACCGGAAGAAGTCCGGCAAGGCCTGAGCCCTCCCGCGGACCCATCCGGCCCCGGACAGACGAGAGCCCCCACTGGATTCCAGTGGGGGCTCTCGTGCGTCGCAGGCCGGCAGTGCATCACCGGCGGGTCCGCGGCTAGGACAGCGCCTTCACGATCGCGGGCAGCAGGGCCCGGAACGCCTTGCCGCGGTGGCTGATGGCGTTCTTCTCCTCGCGGCTCAGCTCGGCGCAGCTGCGGGCCTCCCCCTCCGGCTGCAGGATGGGGTCGTAACCGAAGCCGCCCTCACCGCGCGGCTCACGGAGCAGGGTGCCGTTGAGCGTGCCGTACTCGACGACGTCGTACGCCTCCTCGTCCGCCCCCGGCACCGTGAGCGCGGCGGCGCACACGAAGGCGGCGCCGCGGTGCGGCTCGGCGATGTCCCCAAGCTGGGCGAGCAGAAGATCGAGGTTCGCCTGGTCGTCGCCGTGGCGGCCGGCCCAGCGGGCCGAGAAGATGCCCGGCGCGCCGCCCATGATGTCCACACTCAGGCCCGAGTCGTCCGCGATGGACGGCAGCCCGGTGGCCGACGCCACGGCGCGGGACTTGAGCAGGGAGTTCTCGGCGAAGCTCGTGCCGTCCTCCACCACGTCCGGCACACCGGCCGTCGCGGCGTCGATGACCTGCGTGTCGACGTCCAGACCGGGCACCTGCCCGCGCAGAAGATCGCGCAGCTCGTTCAGCTTGCCGGCGTTGCGGGTCGCGAGCACCAGGCGGGCGCCGTCGGGGACGGTGTACTCCGGGGCGGTCACAGGATGCCGTCCAGGGTTTCGCCGAGCGTCTCCCGCTGGATCGCGGCGAGCTGGCTCGTGCCGATCAGGGCCAGGTCCAGGAGGCGGTTCAGCTCATCCCGGTCGAACGGCGCGCCCTCGGCCGTGCCCTGGACCTCCACGAACTTGCCGCCACCGGTGACGACGACGTTCATGTCGGTCTCGGCGCGGACGTCCTCCACATACGGCAGGTCCAGCATCGGCACGCCGTCGATGATGCCCACGGAGACCGCGGCGATCGTGTCGGTCAGCGGCTTGGCCTTCGGGGCGATGAGCTTGTTCTCCCGCGCGAAGCGGATGGACTCGGCGAGCGCCACGAAGGCGCCGGTGATCGCCGCGGTGCGGGTGCCGCCGTCGGCCTGGAGCACGTCGCAGTCCAGGACGATGGTGTTCTCGCCCAGCGCCTTGGTGTCGATGATGGAGCGCAGCGAACGGCCGATGAGCCGGGAGATCTCGTGGGTGCGGCCGCCGATCTTGCCCTTCACGGACTCACGGTCGGACCGCGTGTTCGTGGCGCGGGGCAGCATGGCGTATTCGGCCGTGACCCAGCCGCGGCCCTCCCCCTTGAGCCAGCGCGGCACCCCTTCGGTCAGGGACGCGGTGCACAGCACCCGGGTGTTGCCGAACTCGATCAGCGCAGACCCTTCGGCCTGGTTGGACCAGCCGCGGGTGATGCTGATGGGCCGCAGCTGCTCGGGGCTGCGGCCATCGGCGCGCACCACGGTGGCGGGCAGGGATGACTCGTTCGAAAGGTTGGGGGTCATGACACCAAGCCTATCGCGGGCGGTCAGAGCTCGTAATGCACGCCCGCCACGGCCACCGAGACGCCGCCGCCGAAGACCTCCTTGGCCTCCGCGAGCACGGTGTTCGCGTCCGTCCAGACCGGGATGTGCGTCAGGAGGAGCCGCTTGGCCTCCGCCTCGACGGCCGCCTCCCCGGCTCGCTTGCCGGTCAGGTGCACGTCCTTGATCGCGTCGTCACGGCCCTCCTGGAAGGCCGCCTCGCACAGGAACAGATCGGCGTTGCGGGCAGCTTCGACCAGTGCGGGGCAGCTGTCCGTGTCACCCGAATAGCTGAGCACGGTCTCCTTGACGGTCCCGTCCTCGAGCTCCTGACGGCACTCGACGCGGAGGGCGTACGCCTCCTCGATCGGGTGGTTCACGGCGTAGGGGGTGACGGTGAACGGGCCCACCTGGACCGGCTTCTCCACGGTCCAGGAACCGAAGTCGAAGTCCTCGTGCATGCCCGGGTCCAGCTCCAGGCCGTAGGCGGTGGCGAGACGGTCCGCCGTCGCTTCGGGTCCCCAGACCGGGATCCGGCCGCGGTCCCAGCCACCGGGCTTCCAGTGCACCGCGACGTGCAGTCCGCACAGGTCCATGCAGTGGTCCGGGTGCAGGTGGCTGAGGAAGATCGCGTCGATGTCCTCGAGATCCGTGTACCGCTGGAGCGAGCCGAGGGCGCCGCTGCCGAGGTCCAGGATGATCTTCCAGCGGCGTCCGCCGCTGTCCGCGGTCAGGAGATAGCACGACGCCGGCGAACCGGGCCCGGGGAAACTCCCCGTGCAGCCCACGATGGTCAGCTTCATCCCTGTCCCCCGTCCGCCGTGGCCTTCGCCACGAAGTGGGAGATGCGCGGCTGCCGAGCTGCCGCCCGTGCCGCCTCCAGCATCTCCGGTGTGATCTTCGCCAGGCTTCCGGTGGGATAGCTCGCCGAGACATGATCCACATGCTCCACGCTGACCACCTCCGGTCCGAGGAATCGACGGGCCAGTTTCCCGAACCCGTCGGCGTCACCCGTCGCGACGAAATGGTGCTTCGGAGTGGCGGGGTCCTGGCGTTCCAGACCGTGCCTGATGAGTGAACGGTACACGTCCTTGGCCGTCTCCTCCGCACTGGAGACCAAGGTGACGTCCTCCCCCATCACGTAGGAGATGACACCGGTGAGCAAGGGGTAGTGCGTGCACCCGAGCACCAGGGTGTCGACGCCTGCGGCCTTCAGCGGCGCCAGGTAATCCTCGGCGAGCGCCAGAAGTTCCGGCCCCGTCGTGATGCCCTCCTCCACGTACGGCACGAACTCGGGGCACGCCACCGAGAGGACCTCCAGGTCAGGGGCCGCCGCGAAAGTGTCCTCGTACGCCCGGGACCCCACCGTGGCGGAGGTCCCGATCACGCCGATGCGCCCGTTCCGTGTCGAGGAGACCGCCCGGCGCACCGCGGGCTGGATGACCTCGATCACGGGGATGCCGTAGCGCGCCTCGTAGCGTTCGCGGGCGTCGCGGAGCACGGCCGCCGACGCCGTGTTACAGGCGATCGTGAGGAGCTTCACGCCCGAGTCGACGAGCTCGTCCATGATGCCGAGAGCGTTGGCCCGCACCTCCGCGATCGGCAGAGGGCCGTAGGGGCCGTTGGCGGTGTCCCCGACATAGAGCACGGCTTCGGTGGGCAGCTGGTCGATCACGGACCGTGCCACGGTCAGTCCCCCGACGCCCGAGTCGAAGATCCCGATCGGACGTTCGGAGCGTGGCAGCTGCGTGGCCTCGTTCGCGGCCGGCAGCAACTGCTCGGAGCCCGGCAGACTCATGCGAGGCCCTCCCCCTCGCCCTTCTTCCCGGCCCGGGACGAGCCGGTGTCCAGGCTGTAGCTGAGGGCCTGGACCAGGGAGTCCTGAAGCCAGGTCACGAAGTTGTAGACCACGGAGAGGTAGGTCTCCAGGTCGTCGGCGTCCGACCACTCCTGCATGGCGTGGACCGCCTCGGCGTCGTCCTGGGTGCGGATGCCGAGGCGCTCGCTCACCACCAGGCGCACGTCGTTCAGGGCCATGGCGAAGTTCCGGGCCTGGTTCTCGTCCAGGTGAAGCTCATTGCTCTCGAGCGCGAGGGAGGCCGCACGCAGCGCGCCGATCTTGCTCTCCCGCAGCGAGCGCTCGGTGAAGCGGCGGAATTCGAGGGCGGCCTCGTCGTCGTCCTTCACACCGTCCGGGAGGAGGCGGCGCAGCGCGGCATCCGACGGAGGGGCGATGTGGGGGTCGAAACCGACCAGGGCCACCAGCGGGTCCTCGGAGTCCAGAGCCTCGGGCTCCAGCATGCTGATGACGTCGGAGAACAGCTTCCGCAGGAGCTCCCGCTCCTCTTCCTCGAGGAAACCGGTGATGCCCCGGCTGCCCGGCACGAATGTCTTAGCCATGCTGTCCCTTTCCACCGGCACCGGCGCGTTCCACGGTGGCCCACAGGCCGTACCCGTGCATCGCCACCACGTGCTGTTCCATGCGCTCCCGGCCCCCGTGAGCCACGATCGAGCGGCCTTTGCGGTGGACTTCCATCATGAGCCGGTCGGCCTTCTTCTGGGAGTATCCGAAGTAGCTCCGGAACACGTAGCTGACATAGCTCATGAGGTTCACGGGGTCGTTCCAGACCACCAGATTCCACGGGGTGTCCGTGAGCGTCCGTTCCTCCAGGCCGTGCTCCTCACGGACCTCCGGGTCCGTCAGGGCGGCAAGCCGCACCTCTGCCGTGGCTGTGGGATTCATTAGTCCATTCTAGGCAGTGTCCGGGGCCCGTCGCGTCCCCGCCGGGTCGCCCGGCGCCGGGCAGGGACCGGACCAGCGCCGGATCACGGCGTGAGGATAAAGTGTGATGCGTGAGTACA
Above is a window of Arthrobacter sp. Y-9 DNA encoding:
- the rph gene encoding ribonuclease PH, producing the protein MTPNLSNESSLPATVVRADGRSPEQLRPISITRGWSNQAEGSALIEFGNTRVLCTASLTEGVPRWLKGEGRGWVTAEYAMLPRATNTRSDRESVKGKIGGRTHEISRLIGRSLRSIIDTKALGENTIVLDCDVLQADGGTRTAAITGAFVALAESIRFARENKLIAPKAKPLTDTIAAVSVGIIDGVPMLDLPYVEDVRAETDMNVVVTGGGKFVEVQGTAEGAPFDRDELNRLLDLALIGTSQLAAIQRETLGETLDGIL
- a CDS encoding VTT domain-containing protein, with product MARVPVPTASFLPDWLNPQIFLADPALAPWVVLLVCGIVFAETGLLVGFFLPGDSLLFTAGLLVATGTIKFNIVALITLVVISAIIGNQCGYLIGRKAGPALFNRPESRLFKHENVEKAHVFFEKHGGKALILARFVPIIRTFVPVIVGVAEYDRKKFFLFNVIGGVLWGGGVTLLGYILGDRVPWVSKNLDLIFIVIVLVSVLPILIEGIKGYLDRKKSGKA
- the clpS gene encoding ATP-dependent Clp protease adapter ClpS → MNPTATAEVRLAALTDPEVREEHGLEERTLTDTPWNLVVWNDPVNLMSYVSYVFRSYFGYSQKKADRLMMEVHRKGRSIVAHGGRERMEQHVVAMHGYGLWATVERAGAGGKGQHG
- a CDS encoding DUF2017 domain-containing protein — encoded protein: MAKTFVPGSRGITGFLEEEERELLRKLFSDVISMLEPEALDSEDPLVALVGFDPHIAPPSDAALRRLLPDGVKDDDEAALEFRRFTERSLRESKIGALRAASLALESNELHLDENQARNFAMALNDVRLVVSERLGIRTQDDAEAVHAMQEWSDADDLETYLSVVYNFVTWLQDSLVQALSYSLDTGSSRAGKKGEGEGLA
- the murI gene encoding glutamate racemase — protein: MSLPGSEQLLPAANEATQLPRSERPIGIFDSGVGGLTVARSVIDQLPTEAVLYVGDTANGPYGPLPIAEVRANALGIMDELVDSGVKLLTIACNTASAAVLRDARERYEARYGIPVIEVIQPAVRRAVSSTRNGRIGVIGTSATVGSRAYEDTFAAAPDLEVLSVACPEFVPYVEEGITTGPELLALAEDYLAPLKAAGVDTLVLGCTHYPLLTGVISYVMGEDVTLVSSAEETAKDVYRSLIRHGLERQDPATPKHHFVATGDADGFGKLARRFLGPEVVSVEHVDHVSASYPTGSLAKITPEMLEAARAAARQPRISHFVAKATADGGQG
- the rdgB gene encoding RdgB/HAM1 family non-canonical purine NTP pyrophosphatase, giving the protein MTAPEYTVPDGARLVLATRNAGKLNELRDLLRGQVPGLDVDTQVIDAATAGVPDVVEDGTSFAENSLLKSRAVASATGLPSIADDSGLSVDIMGGAPGIFSARWAGRHGDDQANLDLLLAQLGDIAEPHRGAAFVCAAALTVPGADEEAYDVVEYGTLNGTLLREPRGEGGFGYDPILQPEGEARSCAELSREEKNAISHRGKAFRALLPAIVKALS
- a CDS encoding MBL fold metallo-hydrolase, yielding MKLTIVGCTGSFPGPGSPASCYLLTADSGGRRWKIILDLGSGALGSLQRYTDLEDIDAIFLSHLHPDHCMDLCGLHVAVHWKPGGWDRGRIPVWGPEATADRLATAYGLELDPGMHEDFDFGSWTVEKPVQVGPFTVTPYAVNHPIEEAYALRVECRQELEDGTVKETVLSYSGDTDSCPALVEAARNADLFLCEAAFQEGRDDAIKDVHLTGKRAGEAAVEAEAKRLLLTHIPVWTDANTVLAEAKEVFGGGVSVAVAGVHYEL
- a CDS encoding ABC transporter ATP-binding protein is translated as MNEQTVVQVRGLGRRYKDVTALEEVDLEFRENRIYGLLGRNGAGKTTLMSILTAQGFPSGGTVRVFGEDPYENERVLRRICFIRESQKYPDDFTPAQAFQAAALFFADWDQTFAERLAEDFQLPLKRRIKKLSRGQLSAVGIVIGLASRAELTFFDEPYLGLDAVARHLFYDHLVKDFAEHPRTVVLSSHLIDEVANLLEHIVVIDRGRIIMDDEAEEIRGSAVSVAGPADVVAAFVEGYPVLFEERLLNTVSVSIAGRLSPMQRREAAELGLTLGQVSLQQLVVHASLSAQGAESSLNDAAGSGRGTDSKEAAR
- a CDS encoding GntR family transcriptional regulator, producing MIDDSGPIFLQIAALIENDIVSGALPEESQVPSTNEFAQYYRINPATAAKGVNTLVEEGILYKRRGIGMFVAAGARDKLLGRRREHFKSQFVEPLCLEAGKLGIARAELLAMLTAALDDEKAEGHDTSTQGKA